Sequence from the Microbacterium sp. AZCO genome:
GCGAGTTCGAGACGCTCCGCGAGACCTACGGCGACCTCTCGACGCTCGGGACGCCCGACTACCTCTACGGCCTCAAGCCGGGCGAGGAGCACGTCGCCGAGATCGACCCCGGCGTGCAGCTGTACGTGGGCCTCGAGGCGATCGGCGAGGCCGATGCCAAGGGCGTCCGGACCGTCATGACCACCCTGAACGGACAGCTCCGCCCCGTCTACGTGCGCGACCGCAGCATCAAGGTCGAGACGCGCCAGGCCGAGAAGGCCGACACGTCGAAGCCCGGTCAGGTCGCCGCACCGTTCTCCGGCGCCGTGACGGTCAAGGTCGATGTCGGGGCGAAGGTCGCGGCCAGTCAGCCCGTCGCCTCGATCGAGGCCATGAAGATGGAGGCCGCGATCACCGCTCCCGTCGACGGAGTGATTGAACGGGTGGCCATCGTGGGTACCCAGCAGGTGGAGGCTGGCGACCTTTTGGTCGTCATCCGCCCCTCCCAGTAGCCTGGGAGAGTGGGGCCGACACCCGATCACCCCACTGGAGACCATGCAGTGACGCCCGATCGCAACGACCAGAACCCTGACGAAGAGACCGAGAACGGTGTGCTCGCCGAGACCGGAGGCCTCGATACGACGGCCCTCGGCATCATCAGCGGCGGCACCCAGCAGGTGAGCGTCGCCCTCCCGTCCGCCTCCGACGACGAGGAGCTCGACGACGACGACGTCGTGGGCGACGAGGTCGAGGTCGAGGCCATCGACGTCGACTTCGTCCCGCGGCTCGAGCGCCCCGCCTACGAGGCGGCGTGGCTCGGGCAGGCGGTGGAGCAGCCCGCCGAGCCGCAGGAGCCCGTCGAGCCGGAGGAGCTGGTCGAGCCGGCGGAGCCGGTCGAGGAGGCCGTACTCGAGCCCGAGCCGACCGAGCACGAGTATGCCGCCGAGGCCGAGCACGAGTATGCCGCCGAGGCTGAGCACGAGTATGTCGCCGAGGCCGAGGCCGAGGCCGCGGCCGAGCTCGAGGCGGAGCCGATTCTCGAGCCGGAGCCTGAAGCCGAGCCCGTGTACGAGGCCGAGCCCGTGTACGAGGCCGAGCCGGTGCACGAGGCCGAGCTCGTCGCGGACACGGTGCCGCTCGACGAGTCGGACGACGACCATGAGCTCGCGCAGCACGACCAGGACGAAGAGGCTCAGGATGCCGCGACCGCCGTGCACGCACACGCCGCGACCGCGCCTGCCATGGAGTTCGTCGCCGGCACCCCCGACCGGGAACCCGGCTCCGCCGTCGCCGCCGACATCGAGGAGGATGACTTCCTCGACGCCGACATCGCGGACGACGACGACCTCGACCTCGCCCTCGCTTTCGAGGACACTGATGAGATCGCCGAGTCGGGAGGACCGACATATTCGACCGTGGAGGCCGACATCGTGACCGAGCAGCAGAAGCCGGGCGCTCAGAGCGCCGACGCCGAGCCCGCCGCACGGGCGGGTGCGGCATCCACTCCCACGGGGCCCTTCCCGACGGGAGCCAACCCCGCGACGCGTCGCGAGGCCAACACCGGGAGCATCGACAAGGTCGAGCGCGCCCACGCCATGGAGCGCGTGCAGACGCGCTCCGATGTCGCTCTCACGTCGAAGCGTCTCGGCGAGTTCGAGTCGGGCCGCGAGTCCGCCGACCTCCTCACCGCCGACCGCCTCCTCGACCCGCACCAGATCGTGCGACCGGAGCCCGAAGGCGCGTGGCAGCACTTCGTGTACTCGATCACGGGCCACCGGGTGAACCTCGGCGACGGCAAGCGCGCGCGGGCCCGCAAGGAGCTCAGCCGCCGCATCTCCGCGCCGCTCGGTCAGGGTGCGCGCTTCGTGCCGGTCCTCTCGCGCAAGGGCGGCGTCGGCAAGACGACGATCACGACCCTCCTCGGCATGGCGCTCGCGGACGCCCGCGACGACCGCATCATCGCGATGGACGCCAACCCGGATCGCGGCACGCTCGCCGACCGCATCGCGAACCAGAACGGCAAGACGGTCCGTGACCTCGCGCGCGCCCGCGGCGAGATCGCCGGCTACGCGGGGATCTCCTCGATCGTCGCGCGCGACGACACGCGCCTCGACGTGCTCTCCTCCGACGCCGACCCCCGCGTGTCCGAGGCGTTCAGCGACAAGGACTACCACGACGTCGCGGCGATCGCGGCCCACTACTATTCGATCGTCCTCACCGACACGGGCACGGGCATCGTGCACTCGGTCATGCAGGCGACGCTCGAGCTCGCCGACCAGCTCGTCGTCGTGTCGGGTCTGAGCGTCGAAGAGGCGCGACTGGCGTCCGAGACCCTCACGTGGCTGGAGACGAACGGCTACTCCGAGCAGGTGCGCGGAGCCGTCGTCGTGCTGAACAACGCGCGCCCGGGCACGCCCCTGGTCCGCCTCGATGAGCTCGAGACGCACTTCAGCACGCGGGTGCGATCGGTCGTGCGCATGCCGTACGACCCGCTCATCGCGGCGGGCAGTGCCATCACGTTCCGCGATCTGCGGCCCGAGACGCGCCTCGCCGCGCGCGAGCTCGCCGCCGACGTCGTCGAGGGCCTGCGCACGCTGGCTTCGGCCGCGTGACGGTCCGTCCCATCCGCCTCTTCGGCGACCCCGTGCTGCGCGCCCCGAGCGCGCCCATCGGGACGATCGACGACGGCGTGCGCGCGCTCGTGCAGGATCTCCTCGACACCGTCGAGCTGCCTGGACGCGCCGGCGTCGCCGCGCCGCAGATCGGCGTCGGCCTGCGGGCGTTCAGCTACAACATCGACGGCGACATCGGGTACATCCTCAATCCCGAGATCGTGGAGCTCTCCGGCGATCCCGAGCCCACGGGGGAGGGATGCCTCTCCGTCCCCGGTCTGTGGCACGACGCGCTGCGCCACCCGCACGCGAAGGTGCGCGGCATCGACCTCGACGGCAACGAGATCGAGCTGGAGGGCGACGGTCTGCTCGCGCAGGCGCTGCAGCACGAGACCGACCACCTCGACGGCATGCTGTATATCCAGCGGCTCTCGCCCGACGACCGCAAGGTCGCGATGCGCGAGATCCGCGAGTCGGACTGGTTCTAGCCCGTCCCGCCCCCGTCACGCCGGTCGGCCTTAGGCTGAAGGCGAGAGGACCCCGCGCGATGCCCGGGGTCCTCTCGCCTTCGTCGGGGCGTCAGCCCCCGAGCGACACGTTCGTCGTCGAGACCGGCACGTTGTAGAGCCCGTCGACGTCGGCGGCGAAGTCCTGCAGGATGACGTTCCGCTTGATGCTCATCTTCGGCGTCAGGTGCCCGCTCGCCTCGGTCCACTCGGTCGGCAGAATCGTGAACTTCCGGATCGACTCGGCCCGCGACACGAACTTGTTCGCGTTGTCGATCGCGCGCTGCACCTCGGCACGCACGGCGCTGTTCGCGGCGGCCTCCTGGAGCGACATGTCTGCCGGAAGGTCGTTGTTGGCGAGCCAGGTCGGAAGCATCTCCGGGTCGAGCGTCACGAGCGCCGACACGAACGGCTTCTGGTCGCCGACGACGACGACCTGCCCGACGATCGGGTTGGCGCGGATCGGGTCTTCGAGCGCGGCCGGAGAGACGTTCTTGCCACCCGCCGTGACGATGATCTCCTTCTTGCGGCCCGTGATCTTGAGGAAGCCCTCGTCGTCGAACGTGCCGATGTCGCCCGTCTTGAACCAGTCGCCCTCGAACGCGGCGGCGGTCGCCTCCGGGTTGCGCCAGTACTCCTTGAAGACGTTGATGCCCCGCACCTCGATCTCGCCGTCATCGGCGAGACGGATGCCGACGCCCGGCAGCGCGGGGCCGACGGTGCCGATCTTCGATTTCGTCGCGAGGTTGACCGTCGCAGGAGCGGTGGTCTCGGTGAGGCCGTAGCCCTCGAGGATCACGACGCCGAGGCTGTGGAAGAAGTGGCCGAGGCGCGAGCCCAGGGGAGCGGAGCCGGAGACGGCGTAGACGACGCGGCCGCCCATCGCCTCGCGCAGCTTGCTGTAGACGAGACGGTCGAAGACGGCGAACTTGATCTTCGTCCAGACGCCGACCTTCCTGCCCTCCTCGAGCGCCTTGGAGTGCTCGATCGCGGTCTGCGCGGCAGCGCGGAAGATCTTGCCCTTGCCGCCGGCCTCGGCCTTCTGCTCGGCGGAGTTGTAGACCTTCTCGAACACGCGCGGCACGGCGAGCAGGAACGTCGGCTTGAACGACCCGAGCGCCGGCAGGAGCTGCTTCGTGTCGGGCTGGTGGCCGGTCTTGACGCCGGAGTGCACGGCCAGGATCGAGATGAAGCGGGCGAACACGTGCGCCGTCGTGATGAAGAGGAGGGTCGACGCTCCGGGCATCTCCACGACGTCCGACAGCGCCTTGGCGGCGTTGCGGCTCAGCTCGACGAAGTTGCCGTGCGTCAGGACGCAGCCCTTGGGGCGGCCGGTCGAGCCCGACGTGTAGATGAGGGTCGCGATGTCGGCGGAGTTCGCGATGGTGCGACGCCGTTCGATCTCGGCATCCGGGATCTCCTTGCCCTGCTCGACGAGCGTTGCAAGATCGCCGCCGTGCATCGTCCAGGTGGAGCGGATGAGGGGCAGATCGGCGCGGACCTCGTCGATGCGCGCCGTGTGCTCGGGCGACTCGGTGATGCACGCGATGGCGCCGGAGTCCGACAGGTTCCACTGGATCTGCGCGGCGGAGCTGGTCTCGTAGATCGGCACCATGACAGCGCCGGCGTAGAAGAGGGCGAAGTCGACGAGCGTCCACTCATATGTCGTGCGGGCGATGAAGCCCACCTTGTCGCCCGGCTCGATGCCGTTGGCCACGAAGCCTTTGGCGAGGGCGATGACCTGCCGCTGGAACTCGGCGGCCGAGATGTCGCGCCATCCCTCGCCCTCCGGCACGGCGAACAGCGCGAGCTGCGGGGTGCGCTTGACGCGCTCCACGAGCAGATCGGTGATGTTCGCCTGCGCATCGGCAGGGACGATCGCGGGGACTTCGAACTGGACCACGGCAACTCCTTCGGTACCGGCATGAATCTGTCGGGTGAGCCTTCTCGGAGTCTAACCGCTGCCCCTGGCGACTACCGGGCGCCGGCGCATGCCTGTGGGCGGATGAGCGACACGTCTCGCGGATAGACTTCTCAGCGCCGTCGCGCGCGCGGGGAGTGATCCCATCGGGGATGACACGCGCATGCGCGGGCGAGCAGAAAGAGGAGGGCGCGGTGCTCAAGGTCGGAATCGACATCGGCGGGACGAAGATCGCGGGAGGTGTCGTCGACGAGGAGGGCCGCATCGTCGAGCAGCTCCGCGTGGAGACCCCCACCGACACCGACGCACTCGAAGATGCCGTCGTCGACATGGTCCGCCACCTCGCGGACTCGTACGAGGTCGAGGCCGTCGGCGTGGCCGCGGCGGGCTTCGTCGACCGCGACCGCGCCGTGCTCATCCACGCGCCGAACATCGCGTGGCGCAACTATCCCCTCAAGGCCAACCTCGAGGGCCGGCTCTCGATGCCGGTGACGATCGAGAACGATGCCAACGCCGCGGGCTGGGCCGAGTATCGCTTCGGCGGAGGCGCCCATGTCGGCGACATGGTCATGCTGACCCTCGGCACGGGCGTCGGCGGCGCCGTGATCCTCGGCGGAGAGCTGTACCGCGGCGGCCACGGCATCGGGGCCGAGCTCGGTCACATGCGTTTCACCCGCGACGGCCGCCCGTGCGGCTGCGGACAGAACGGATGCCTCGAGCAGTACGCGTCGGGCCGCGCCCTGCAGCGCGAGGCCAACGAGATCGCCGACGCGGAGGGCATCGGCGAGGCCCTCGCGGCCGTCCGCGCCGAGAAGGGCTCGATCTCGGGGCCGGCCGTGTCGCGGCTCGTGCTCGCGGGCGACCCCGGCGCGCTGGAGGCGCTGCGCCGCGTGGCCACGGCGCTCGGCGAGGCGTGCGGCGGCTTCCAGGCCGTGCTCGACCCGTCGCTGTTCGTCATCGGCGGCGGTGTCGCGGAGCTGGGTGAGACGCTGCTGGAGCCTGTCCGCCTGGCGTACGAGACGTCGCTGCCCGGGTACGGCGACCGGCCGGTGGCGGAGTTCGCGATCGCCCGTCTCGGAAACGACGCGGGCATCATCGGCGCTGCCGACCTCGCCGGCGCCGCGTAGAAGACTGAGCTCGAGGAGGCGCCCAGCTTGTTCTACTGGCTGATGAAGTACATCGTGATCGGTCCGATCACGAAGGCGATCTGGCGCCCCTGGATCGTCGGACGCCGCAACGTCCCCGCCGACGGCGCCGCGATCCTCGCGAGCAACCACCTGTCGTTCGTCGACTCGATCTTCCTGCCGCTGATGATCGACCGGCCCGTGGCCTTCCTCGCCAAGAGCGACTACTTCACGGGTCGCGGCATCAAGGGCTGGGCCACCCGGATGTTCTTCAAGATGACGGGGCAGATCCCGATCGACCGCTCCGGCGGCAAGGCATCCGAGGCATCCCTCAACACGGGCCTGCAGGTGCTGGGCCGCGGCGATCTGCTGGGCATCTACCCGGAGGGCACGCGCAGCCCCGACGGCAAGCTCTACCGCGGGCGCACGGGTCTCGCGCGCATGGCGCTCGAGGCGCACGTGCCGGTCGTGCCCGTCGTCATGGTCGACACCGACACGATGATGCCGATCGGAACGCGCCTCCCGCGGATCGTGCGGGTCGGCATCGTCATCGGCGAGCCGCTCGACTTCTCCCGCTTCGAGGGGATGGAGGGCGACCGGTACATCCTGCGCTCGGTCACCGACGAGATCATGGTGGCGCTGCAGCGCCTCGGCGAGCAGGAGTACGAGGACGTCTACGCCTCGACCGTGAAGGACCGCCTCAAGGGCCCGCGAGCCCCGCGTAGCACGAAGCCGGTCGTGCAGGCCGCGCCGATAGACTGAGCGGATGCTTCAGCAGCTCGACGCTCTCGACCACTGGCGGACCCTGCCCATCAAGCAGCAGCCGCAGTGGCACGACCGGGAAGCGGTGGAGGCCGTGTCGGCCGAGCTCGCGACGCTCCCGCCCCTCGTCTTCGCCGGCGAGGTCGACAACCTTCGCGACCGCCTCGCCCGCGCCGCCTCCGGGCGGGCCTTCCTCCTGCAGGGCGGCGACTGCGCCGAGACCTTCGCGGGTGCGACGGCCGAGCAGATCCGCAACCGCATCAAGACCGTGCTGCAGATGGCGGTCGTCCTCACGTACGGCGCCTCGATGCCCGTCGTCAAGATGGGCCGCATGGCGGGGCAGTTCGCGAAGCCTCGTTCGAGCGACACCGAGACGCGCGGCGACGTCACGCTCCCTGCATACCGCGGCGACATCGTCAACGGCTACGACTTCACCGAGATCTCGCGCCAGGCCGACCCCGGCCGGCTGCTGAAGGGCTACCACACGGCGGCGTCGACGATCAATCTGATCCGCGCCTTCACGCAGGGCGGCTTCGCCGACCTCCGCGAGGTGCACTCGTGGAACAAGGGCTTCGCGCAGAACCCCGCGAACCAGCAGTACGAGCGCCTCGCGACCGAGATCGACCGCGCCATCAAGTTCATGGAGGCGGCGGGCGCCGACTTCGACGAGCTCAAGCGCGTCGAGTTCTACACGGGCCACGAGGGCCTCCTCATGGACTACGAGCGCCCCATGACGCGCATCGACTCCCGCACGGGCACGCCGTACAACACGTCGGCGCACTTCCTGTGGATCGGCGAGCGCACGCGCGACCTCGACGGGGCACACGTCGACTACTTCTCGAAGATCCGCAACCCCATCGGCGTGAAGCTCGGACCCACGACGTCTCCCGAGACGGCGCTCGAGCTCATCGACAAGCTCGACCCCGAGCGCGAGCCCGGCCGCCTGACGTTCATCACGCGCATGGGCGCGGGGAAGATCCGCGATGCCCTGCCCCCGCTGCTGCAGGCGGTCAAGGACTCGGGTTCAACCCCGCTGTGGGTCACCGACCCCATGCACGGCAACGGCATCACGACGCCGACGGGCTACAAGACGCGTCGCTTCGACGACGTCGTCGACGAGGTGCGCGGCTTCTTCGAGGCGCACCGCGCCGTCGGCACGTTCCCGGGCGGCATCCACGTCGAGCTCACGGGAGACGACGTGACGGAGTGCCTGGGCGGCTCGGAGCAGATCGACGAGGCGACGCTCGCGACGCGCTACGAGAGCCTGTGCGACCCGCGCCTCAACCACATGCAGTCGCTCGAGCTGGCGTTCCTCGTCGCCGAGGAGCTCGAGAAGCTCTGACCCGCCGGTCGCGCAGCCCTCGTCAGAGGGCGGCGGCGATGCGCACCGAGATCTCGGTGCCCTTGACCTTCTTCGTGTCCGGCGCGGGGGTCTGCGACTCGACCTTGGTGAAGGGGTCGGGGAAGTCGTCCCACCGCTTGTCGTATTCGAAGGTGAAGCCGGCGTCGGTCGCGGCCTTGCGAGCCTCCGCGAGGGTCATGCCGACGAGATCGGGGATCGGGTAGAGCGGCGGCCCCGACGACACGACGAGCGTGACGGCGTCGTTCGGCTGCCAGCTCCCGCCGCCGTCCTTGTCGGCGATGCGGATGACCGACCCTTCCTTGACCGAGTCGCTCGTCTCCTCGGTCTGACCGGCGATCTGCAGCCCGACCGCATTGAGGGCGGCCGTCGCGTCGCCGACGCTCTTGCCGCCGACGTCGGGAACCGGTCCGACCGAGACCGACAGCACCGCGGAGTCGCCCTCGTGCACGGTGCAGCCGCCGCCGCAGTCGAAGGCCGCCTCGCCCGAGCGCGGCGTGACCGTCGCGCCGATCGTGGTCTTGTCGGGCTGGTCGGTGAAGTACTTCTGGTCGTCGCCGACGCTCACCCGCGCGCCCTCGAGGGCGGCGCGCGCCTGGTCGGACGGCAGCCCGGTGAGTGCCGAGATGGCGTGGTCCTGTGGCCCCTTCGACACGAGCACCGCCACCGCGGACGCCTTGTCGACGCGTGCGCCGGCGCCCGGGTCGGAGCCGACGGTCGTGCCGGCGGGTATGTCGAAGTCGAAGACGTCCTGCTGGGTCGCCGTCAGCCCCTCCTCGGCGAGCGCAGCCTGGGCCTGCTCGAACGTCAGGTTCGCGACGTCGGGAACAGCGACCTGCGACCCGGGGCCCGAGCCGAACCACCAGCCGATGCCGGCCGCGAGCGCCGCGAGCACGACGACGAGCGCGAAGAGCCATCCGCCCTTCCGCGCCCGGCGCTTCGTGGCCTCGCGCAGCCGCGCGGCGTTGTCGACGTCGTCGATCGCGGCCATCGGTCCCGTGATCGCCGCCGGCAGCACCTTCGTCAGTTCGGTCTGAGCGCCGCCCTCGTCGCGGATGACGCTCGTGGGCGCCGTGCGGGCCACTTGGGGCTGGATGCCGAGCTCGCGCTCGATCTCCCGCAGGCGGTCGAGCATCTCGCGGGCATCGACCGGGCGGTCGTCGGGCGAGCGCTCGGTGGCCCAGAGCACGAGCTCGTCGAGCTGCTCGGGAACGCCGGGGTTCTTGACGCTCGGCCGCGGCACGGAGTCGGTCGCGTGCTGGAACGCGATCTGCATCGGCTGCTCGCCCTGGTACGGCTGCTCGCCCGCGAGCATCTCGTAGAGCATGATGCCGAGCGAGTAGATGTCGCTGCGCGCGTCGGCGGTCCCGCGCGTCACGAGCTCGGGTGCGAGGTACGCGATGGTGCCGAGCAGCTGCGAGCCCGTCGCGGTGTTGGCCGTCGTGGCGCGCGCGAGGCCGAAGTCGCCGATCTTGATGCGGCCGTCCTCGGCGAGCAGGACGTTCTCGGGCTTGACGTCACGGTGGACGATGCCGCCCCGGTGCGCGGCGGCGAGGCCGGAGAGGACGGCATCCATCACCGTGATGGTCTGGGCGAGCGTCAGGCGCTTCTGCTCGCGCAGCAGCTCGCGGAGGGTGATCCCGGGCAGGTACTCCATGACGAGGTACGCCATGTCGCCGTCCTGGCCCTGGTCGAAGACGTTGACGACATGCGGGTCGGCCAGCCGCGCGGCGGCGCGGGCCTCCTGGATGAACCGGCTCTGGAAGACGGTGTCGTCGCTCAGGTGGCTGTGCATGACCTTGATCGCGACGCGCCGCTCGAGGCGCAGATCGGTCGCCACGTACACGGTCGCCATGCCGCCGCGCGCGATGCGCGCGCGAACCCGGTATCGGCCGTCGACGAGACGTCCGATCAGCGGGTCGGCCTGCTGACTCGTGCTCACGCTGAAAGTCTAGGGACGGATGCCTGAGAGCCAGGGGAGCGCCTCACCCGGCGCCGCCCGCCATCACCCGTAGGTGGCGAGCCACGTGGTGGCCGCGTTCTCCCACCGCGCGTAGCGATCGGGGTAGGCCGAGATCTGCACCGCCTGAGCCGCCTGCGTGAACGTGAGGCTCTGCCAGCCGGGGATGTCGAGCAGGCCGCGCGTGACCGGGCCGTTGGCGTCGTTCACGCCGAGGTAGAACGCGCGCGTCGCGTACGAGGCATCCATCACCTGCGCCTCCGTGCCCCAGCCGGCGCTCGGCCGCTGCTGGAAGAGGCCCAGGGAATCGCGGTCGCCCCAATCGAGGTTGCGCAGCCACGACTCCTGCATCGCGGCGCCGAGGGCGATGGCGATCCCGCGATCGGGAACGCCGAGCTCGCGACCGATGCGGATGATGAGCTGCGCGTTGCCGATCTGCTCGCCGCTGAGCGCCGGCACCGGCTCCTGAGCCGGGGGAGCGGCCGGCGCGGGCGCCGTGGCCGCCGCGGGGACGATGCCGGGGATCGCGAGCTTCTGACCGGGATAGATGATCGACGACCAGCCGAGCTTGTTCGCGGCGAAGAGGGCCTGGACCGTCACGCCGTTGCGTTTCGCGATGGAGCTGAGGGTGTCGCCCTTCTGCACCGTGTAGACACCGGATGCCGCGACCGGCGCCGAGGGAGCAGCCGGCGCCGCCGGAGCGGCGGGGGCGGCAGCGCCGCCGGCACCCGGGATCGACACCTTCTGCCCGGGGTAGATGATCGACGACCAGCTGAGGTTGTTCGCGGCGAAGAGGGCCTGGACGGTGACGCCGTTGCGCTTCGCGATGGAGCTGAGCGTGTCGCCCTTCTGCACCGTGTACGTCCCGCCGGCGGCCACGGGGGCGGCGGGCGCCGCCTGAGCCGCGGGCGCCGTGCCCTTCAGCCGCAGCACCTGGCCGGGCGTGATGATCGACGACGACGTGAGGCCGTTGATCGCGAGGACGTCGGCGGTGCGCAGCCCGTAGCGCACGGAGATGCCGAAGACGGTGTCGCCGAGCTGCACGGTGTAGGTGTCGGGCACGTCGACCGCCGTCGGCCGTGGGGCCGCGGTCACGGCTCCGAGCCGCAGCTGTGGCACGACGGCGGGCCGCGCGTCGCGCTGGGGCTCTGCGGCGCTCGCCGCGATGGGAGCGCTCAACAGGAGCGCGATGGAACCGGCGACCGCCGGAATGGCGGCGGTCGCAGCCGGAACACGGATGCCGGAGTGTCGCACGAGTTTCCCCCCTCTGTGACCCCCACACCGTGTCACGGAAGTGAATCAGTGTCAACAGATGATAAGGATGTGACCTCTGTTACTGCTGTGGCTCAACGGCGACGTACACGGGCCGCACGGGGATGAGATAGTGAAGACGTGACCGCTGACCGCGCGCCGCGCATCGACACCGACTGGCTGACCCTTCCCGAGCTCGTGGAGGTGCTGGGCGAACCGCTCGGGCGCGTCCGACGCCTCTTCGACGAGCAGCAGCTCATCGGATCACGACGCGACGGCGCGCTCAAGGTCCCGTCCGTGTTCATCGTGGACGGTCGCCCGCTCAGCTCGCTGCGCGGCACCGTCTTCGTCCTCCACGACGCGGGGTTCAGCGACGACGAGGCGATCGACTGGCTCCTGTCCGACGAGGACTCCATCGGCATGGCGCCGATCGAGGCCCTCCTCGCCGGTCGCAAGAGCGAAGTGCGCCGCGTCGCGCAGGCGCTGGCGTAGAGCCGCGGCTCAGGTCGTCCGCACGGTCGCCGCGCGTGCGAGCTCGAGCAGCTCGTCCACGGCGGCCTCGCCGAGGCGCGCACTGCTGAGCGCCTCCTCGGCCTCTCGCGAGTAGTCGGCGATGAGCGACTCGACGCGATCGAGGGCGCCGGTGTCGATGATAGTCGCCTGCAGCGCGGCGATCTGGTCGTCGTCGAGCGTCGGGTCGCCGACGAGCGCATCCACCTCGCGGCGGGCGGGCACGTCGAGGCCCTCGCGCGCGTACGCGATCAGCACGGTGCGCTTGCCCTCGCGCAGGTCGTCGCCCGAGGGCTTCCCCGTCTGCGCCTCGTCGCCGAAGACGCCGAGCACGTCGTCGCGCAGCTGGAAGGCCATGCCGAGCGGATGCCCGAACGCGGCGAGGG
This genomic interval carries:
- a CDS encoding LysM peptidoglycan-binding domain-containing protein, whose protein sequence is MRHSGIRVPAATAAIPAVAGSIALLLSAPIAASAAEPQRDARPAVVPQLRLGAVTAAPRPTAVDVPDTYTVQLGDTVFGISVRYGLRTADVLAINGLTSSSIITPGQVLRLKGTAPAAQAAPAAPVAAGGTYTVQKGDTLSSIAKRNGVTVQALFAANNLSWSSIIYPGQKVSIPGAGGAAAPAAPAAPAAPSAPVAASGVYTVQKGDTLSSIAKRNGVTVQALFAANKLGWSSIIYPGQKLAIPGIVPAAATAPAPAAPPAQEPVPALSGEQIGNAQLIIRIGRELGVPDRGIAIALGAAMQESWLRNLDWGDRDSLGLFQQRPSAGWGTEAQVMDASYATRAFYLGVNDANGPVTRGLLDIPGWQSLTFTQAAQAVQISAYPDRYARWENAATTWLATYG
- a CDS encoding Rv2175c family DNA-binding protein, with amino-acid sequence MTADRAPRIDTDWLTLPELVEVLGEPLGRVRRLFDEQQLIGSRRDGALKVPSVFIVDGRPLSSLRGTVFVLHDAGFSDDEAIDWLLSDEDSIGMAPIEALLAGRKSEVRRVAQALA